From one Conyzicola nivalis genomic stretch:
- a CDS encoding DUF885 domain-containing protein, producing the protein MSEENTARPSTPTDAVAEKWVDTELDLYPEFRVYLGRAAREGEYADYSPAGVEDAIAHTRTALAEIRAVAAVDDVDAVTKMDLERELQLTIDKHEAGFDQRDLNVIASPAQELRDIFDLMPTDTVDDWSHVATRMHNLPGAMAGYIESLRGGIAAGNTPAIRQVTEVMAQAKKQAAETGFFFQLAGNARAGEAELPASVVGDLESGARASAEAYATLVTFLRDELAQHAPEKDAVGRELYELASRGFLGATVDLDETYEWGIDELARMVAEQESIAREIKPGASVLEAIDHLDGDPTRKLHGTDALQRWMQETSDRAVEELSRTQFEIPDVVKRLECMIAPTQEGGIYYTNPTDDFSRPGQMWWSVPEGVTEFDTWRELTTVYHEGVPGHHLQIGQAVYNKAMLNTWRRNAGTSGHAEGWALYAERLMQQLGYLDDPADRLGMLDGQRMRAARVVLDIGVHLEKTLPDGSGPWTGEYAFGFLGANVNMSPEFVRFEVNRYLGWPGQAPSYKVGQRIWEQLRDEAAQRDGADFDIKAFHKRALDIGGVGLDTLKAALQPRVAR; encoded by the coding sequence ATGAGCGAAGAGAACACCGCCCGCCCGTCCACACCGACCGACGCCGTCGCCGAGAAGTGGGTCGACACCGAGCTCGACCTCTACCCGGAGTTCCGCGTCTACCTCGGGCGTGCGGCCCGCGAGGGCGAGTATGCCGACTACTCGCCGGCCGGGGTGGAAGACGCGATCGCCCACACGCGCACGGCCCTCGCCGAGATCCGCGCGGTCGCGGCGGTCGACGACGTCGACGCGGTCACCAAGATGGACCTCGAGCGCGAACTGCAGCTCACGATCGACAAGCACGAGGCCGGATTCGACCAGCGCGACCTCAACGTCATCGCGAGCCCCGCACAAGAGCTGCGCGACATCTTCGACCTGATGCCCACCGACACGGTCGACGACTGGTCGCACGTCGCGACCCGCATGCACAACCTGCCCGGGGCGATGGCCGGCTACATCGAGTCGCTGCGCGGGGGCATCGCCGCCGGCAACACCCCCGCGATCCGCCAGGTGACCGAGGTCATGGCGCAGGCGAAGAAGCAAGCGGCCGAGACGGGCTTTTTCTTCCAACTGGCCGGGAACGCGCGGGCGGGCGAGGCCGAGCTGCCCGCGTCCGTCGTCGGCGACCTCGAGAGTGGCGCCCGCGCGTCCGCCGAGGCATACGCCACGCTCGTGACGTTCCTCCGCGACGAGCTCGCCCAGCACGCCCCCGAGAAAGACGCCGTCGGCCGCGAGCTGTACGAGCTCGCCTCCCGCGGCTTCCTCGGCGCGACCGTCGACCTCGACGAGACCTACGAGTGGGGCATCGACGAGCTCGCCCGCATGGTCGCCGAACAGGAGTCCATCGCCAGAGAGATCAAGCCAGGGGCATCCGTTCTCGAAGCTATCGACCACCTCGACGGCGACCCGACACGCAAGCTGCACGGAACCGACGCCCTCCAGCGTTGGATGCAGGAGACGAGCGACCGCGCGGTCGAAGAGCTGTCGCGTACGCAGTTCGAGATTCCGGATGTCGTCAAGCGCCTCGAGTGCATGATCGCACCGACGCAAGAGGGCGGCATCTACTACACGAACCCCACCGACGACTTCTCGCGCCCCGGGCAGATGTGGTGGAGCGTGCCCGAGGGAGTGACCGAGTTCGACACCTGGCGCGAGCTCACCACGGTGTACCACGAGGGCGTGCCCGGCCATCACCTGCAGATCGGCCAGGCCGTCTACAACAAGGCGATGCTCAACACCTGGCGCCGCAACGCCGGCACCTCGGGCCATGCGGAGGGCTGGGCCCTGTACGCCGAGCGGCTGATGCAGCAGCTCGGCTACCTCGACGATCCGGCCGACCGGCTCGGCATGCTCGACGGGCAGAGGATGCGCGCGGCGCGCGTGGTTCTCGACATCGGCGTGCACCTCGAGAAGACGCTGCCCGACGGCTCGGGGCCGTGGACGGGGGAGTACGCCTTCGGCTTCCTCGGCGCGAACGTCAACATGAGTCCCGAGTTCGTGCGTTTCGAGGTGAACCGCTACCTCGGCTGGCCCGGCCAGGCGCCGTCGTACAAGGTGGGACAGCGCATCTGGGAGCAGTTGCGCGACGAAGCGGCGCAGCGTGACGGGGCCGACTTTGACATCAAGGCGTTCCACAAGCGGGCCCTGGACATCGGCGGAGTCGGCCTCGACACGCTCAAGGCGGCGCTGCAGCCGCGGGTTGCGCGTTAA
- a CDS encoding HPr family phosphocarrier protein produces the protein MAERTVTVASAVGLHARPASLFSQAAAATGVTVMLTSAAGRSVNAASILGVLSLGIGHGERVTLSAEGDGADAAIDTLATVLETDLDRE, from the coding sequence ATGGCCGAACGCACCGTCACCGTCGCTTCCGCCGTCGGCCTGCACGCGAGGCCGGCCTCGCTCTTCTCCCAGGCGGCAGCCGCGACGGGGGTCACGGTTATGCTCACCTCCGCCGCCGGTCGCAGCGTCAACGCCGCGAGCATCCTCGGGGTGCTGTCGCTCGGTATCGGCCACGGCGAGCGGGTGACGCTCTCCGCCGAGGGTGATGGCGCCGACGCCGCGATCGACACCCTCGCGACGGTGCTCGAAACCGACCTCGACCGGGAATAG
- a CDS encoding PTS sugar transporter subunit IIA, which translates to MAALTDLLAASSIILDAVAADRDDAVGQAGAALLAAGAVDAEYTAAMLEREQTVSTYVGEGVAVPHGTLASESNVHDDALVLLRFADAIDWNGNDVNVVIGLAARGRGHVGLLSQLAAVLLEPERAAALRDATSTDDVYRALSQ; encoded by the coding sequence ATGGCCGCGCTCACCGACCTGCTCGCCGCGTCGTCGATCATCCTCGACGCCGTGGCGGCCGACCGTGACGACGCCGTCGGGCAGGCCGGCGCCGCGCTGCTCGCCGCCGGCGCGGTCGACGCCGAGTACACGGCCGCCATGCTCGAGCGCGAGCAGACCGTGTCGACCTACGTGGGGGAGGGCGTGGCTGTGCCCCACGGCACGCTGGCGTCGGAGTCGAACGTTCACGACGATGCCCTCGTTCTCTTGCGCTTTGCCGACGCCATCGACTGGAATGGCAACGACGTGAACGTCGTCATCGGGCTCGCCGCCCGCGGGCGGGGTCACGTCGGCCTGCTGTCGCAACTCGCGGCCGTGCTGCTCGAACCGGAGCGCGCCGCCGCACTGCGCGACGCGACCAGCACCGACGACGTCTACCGAGCTCTCTCCCAGTAA
- the polA gene encoding DNA polymerase I: MSDNEKPTLLIIDGHSLAFRAFYALPVDSFMNREGQHTNAIHGFIAMLINLLKAEKPTHLAVAFDISRFSFRTREYPEYKGTRGETPVEFIGQIPLLEEALKAMGIPTVSKEDYEADDILATLAREGAEQGFHVFVVSGDRDAIQMINDDVTLLYPNARGVSELKRYDRDTVFERYGIEPHQYPDIAALVGETSDNLIGIDKVGEKTAVKWIVQYGGLDGVLEHADEIKGVVGEKLREQKDRAIRNRKLNHLLTDVDLPFGPSDLERQPIDETAVRAVFDKLQFKTLLERVLKLAGEDGHLRESDATDLPVAEVEETAVPPVRTMVDEELAKWLDTQSAQGTVPLGLRVETHGGIVTAIGIASSKDSAFVPWEPDRPDYVALESWLASDAPKYLQGSKQQLKALRRSGLQLDGIAFDTSLAAWLLKPAGKADDLASQVYDFLGETLPQADPNQLVPDIDAVSLATEAWYVLRVTEYLIEKLGRSDRKVLDEIELPLVPVLATMELDGIAVSQPILSKLSGELANVSADLASRAYAEIGREVNLGSPKQLQQVLFEELGMPKTRANKTGYSTDAASLTDLQEQSPHPFLDLLLKHRDATKLRQIIETLEKAVDANGRVHTTYDQTGTSTGRISSNDPNLQNMPVKTSVGREIRSAFEKGEGFDTLLTADYSQIEMRIMAHLSGDEGLITAFNEGEDLHRFVGSTVFGVEPADVTPLMRTKVKAMSYGLAYGLSAFGLSKQLRIESSEARKLMTDYFDRFGAVRDYLRNVVEQAKVDGYTETIYGRRRPFGDLNSSNRVLRENAERAALNAPIQGSAADILKIAMLGVASDLRDQGLGSRLLLQVHDELVFEVAPDELDTLTAIVRDRMGGAAQLRVPLEVQVGTGPNWDAAAH, encoded by the coding sequence GTGTCGGACAACGAAAAGCCTACCCTCCTGATAATCGACGGCCATTCGCTGGCGTTCCGCGCGTTCTACGCGCTGCCGGTCGACAGCTTCATGAACCGTGAGGGGCAGCACACCAACGCCATCCACGGCTTCATCGCCATGCTCATCAACCTGCTCAAGGCCGAGAAGCCCACCCACCTCGCGGTGGCGTTCGACATCTCCCGCTTCTCGTTCCGCACGCGGGAGTACCCCGAGTACAAGGGCACCCGCGGCGAGACGCCCGTCGAGTTCATCGGTCAGATCCCGCTCCTCGAGGAGGCGCTCAAGGCGATGGGCATCCCCACCGTCTCGAAAGAGGACTACGAAGCCGACGACATCCTCGCCACGCTCGCCCGCGAGGGCGCGGAACAGGGCTTCCACGTCTTCGTCGTCTCCGGCGACCGCGACGCGATCCAGATGATCAACGACGACGTCACCCTGCTCTACCCGAACGCTCGCGGCGTCTCGGAGCTCAAGCGCTACGACCGCGACACCGTCTTCGAGCGCTACGGCATCGAGCCGCACCAGTATCCCGACATCGCCGCGCTCGTCGGCGAGACGAGCGACAACCTGATCGGCATCGACAAGGTCGGCGAGAAGACCGCCGTCAAGTGGATCGTGCAGTACGGCGGCCTCGACGGCGTGCTCGAGCACGCCGACGAGATCAAGGGCGTGGTCGGCGAGAAGCTGCGGGAGCAAAAAGACCGTGCCATCCGAAACCGCAAGCTCAACCACCTGCTGACCGACGTCGACCTGCCGTTCGGCCCGTCCGACCTCGAGCGCCAGCCCATCGACGAAACGGCCGTGCGCGCCGTCTTCGACAAACTGCAGTTCAAGACCCTGCTCGAGCGGGTGCTCAAACTCGCCGGGGAAGACGGCCACCTGCGAGAGTCGGATGCCACGGATCTCCCCGTCGCGGAGGTCGAAGAGACCGCCGTTCCGCCCGTGCGCACCATGGTCGACGAAGAGCTGGCGAAGTGGCTCGACACCCAGTCCGCTCAGGGCACCGTTCCCCTCGGGCTGCGGGTCGAGACGCACGGTGGCATCGTCACAGCGATCGGCATCGCGTCGTCGAAAGACAGTGCGTTCGTGCCGTGGGAGCCCGACCGGCCCGATTACGTGGCCCTCGAGTCGTGGCTCGCGAGCGACGCCCCGAAGTACCTGCAGGGCTCTAAGCAGCAGCTCAAGGCCCTCCGCCGTTCCGGGCTGCAGCTCGACGGCATCGCCTTCGACACGAGCCTCGCCGCGTGGCTGCTCAAGCCCGCGGGCAAGGCCGACGACCTCGCCAGCCAGGTCTACGACTTCCTCGGCGAGACTCTGCCGCAGGCCGACCCCAACCAGCTCGTGCCCGACATCGACGCGGTGAGCCTCGCCACCGAGGCCTGGTACGTGCTGCGGGTCACCGAGTACCTTATCGAGAAGCTCGGGCGGAGCGACCGCAAGGTGCTCGACGAGATCGAGTTGCCGCTCGTTCCGGTGCTCGCCACCATGGAGCTCGACGGAATCGCCGTCAGCCAGCCGATCCTGTCGAAGCTCTCGGGCGAACTCGCCAACGTCAGCGCCGACCTCGCCAGCCGGGCCTACGCCGAGATCGGGCGCGAGGTGAACCTCGGCTCTCCCAAGCAGCTGCAGCAGGTGCTGTTCGAAGAGCTGGGCATGCCGAAGACCCGCGCCAACAAGACGGGCTACTCGACCGACGCCGCAAGCCTCACCGACCTGCAGGAGCAGTCGCCGCATCCGTTCCTCGACCTCCTGCTCAAGCACCGCGACGCGACCAAGCTGCGGCAGATCATCGAGACCCTCGAGAAGGCGGTCGACGCGAACGGCCGGGTGCACACCACCTACGATCAGACCGGAACCAGCACCGGCCGCATCTCGTCGAACGACCCGAACCTGCAGAACATGCCCGTGAAGACCTCGGTCGGGCGTGAGATCCGGTCCGCGTTCGAGAAGGGCGAGGGTTTCGACACCCTGCTCACGGCCGACTACTCGCAGATCGAGATGCGCATCATGGCGCACCTCTCCGGCGACGAGGGGCTCATCACCGCGTTCAACGAGGGCGAAGACCTGCACCGGTTCGTCGGCTCCACCGTGTTCGGGGTCGAGCCTGCCGACGTCACGCCGCTCATGCGCACCAAGGTCAAGGCCATGTCCTACGGCCTCGCCTACGGTCTCAGTGCGTTCGGCCTGTCGAAGCAGCTGCGCATCGAGTCGAGCGAGGCCCGCAAGCTGATGACCGACTACTTCGACCGCTTTGGGGCCGTGCGCGACTACCTGCGCAACGTCGTGGAGCAGGCCAAGGTCGACGGTTACACCGAGACCATCTACGGCCGTCGTCGCCCCTTCGGCGACCTGAACTCGTCGAACCGGGTGCTGCGCGAGAACGCCGAGCGCGCTGCGCTCAACGCGCCGATCCAGGGATCGGCAGCCGACATCCTCAAGATCGCCATGCTCGGCGTCGCGAGCGACCTGCGCGACCAGGGCCTCGGCTCGCGCCTGCTGCTGCAGGTGCACGACGAACTCGTGTTCGAGGTCGCCCCCGACGAGCTCGACACCCTCACGGCGATCGTGCGCGACCGCATGGGCGGAGCCGCCCAGCTGCGCGTGCCGCTCGAGGTGCAGGTCGGTACCGGCCCCAACTGGGACGCAGCGGCGCACTGA
- a CDS encoding PaaI family thioesterase, producing the protein MTTFPADLDPELVERLVESGGGELAVKMGIEFVELSADHSVATMPVEGNRQVVGLLHGGAHVVLAESLGSVSSAIHAGPGRFAVGIEIGATHSRSVTSGTVTATCTALSLGGTLATHEIVVRDEEGRRLSTVRMTNMLRDKR; encoded by the coding sequence ATGACCACCTTCCCCGCAGATCTCGATCCGGAACTCGTCGAACGGCTGGTCGAGAGCGGCGGGGGCGAATTGGCCGTCAAAATGGGCATCGAATTCGTCGAACTGTCGGCCGATCACTCGGTCGCGACCATGCCGGTAGAGGGCAACCGCCAGGTCGTCGGGCTGCTGCACGGTGGCGCGCACGTCGTGCTGGCGGAATCGCTCGGCTCCGTGTCATCCGCGATCCATGCCGGCCCCGGCCGCTTCGCCGTGGGCATCGAGATAGGCGCGACCCACAGCCGTTCGGTGACCTCGGGCACCGTCACGGCGACCTGCACCGCCCTCAGCCTCGGCGGCACCTTGGCCACGCACGAGATCGTCGTGCGCGACGAGGAGGGCCGGCGCCTGTCGACCGTGCGCATGACGAACATGCTGCGGGACAAGCGCTGA
- a CDS encoding ANTAR domain-containing response regulator: MTDQESTPAAPRRVVVAEDESLIRMDIVEILRDNGFEVVGEAGDGETAVALATELRPDLVIMDVKMPQLDGISAAERLTKNHIAPVVLLTAFSQKELVERASEAGALAYVVKPFTPNDLLPAIEIALSRYTQIITLEAEVADLVERFETRKLVDRAKGLLNEKMGLTEPEAFRWIQKASMDRRLTMHDVAQAIIEQLSAKK, translated from the coding sequence GTGACTGACCAAGAATCAACCCCGGCCGCTCCCCGTCGAGTAGTGGTGGCAGAAGACGAGTCCCTGATCCGCATGGACATCGTCGAGATCCTCCGCGACAACGGCTTCGAAGTCGTCGGAGAAGCCGGTGACGGCGAGACGGCAGTAGCCCTCGCCACCGAACTCCGCCCCGACCTCGTCATCATGGACGTGAAGATGCCCCAGCTCGACGGCATCTCCGCCGCGGAGCGACTCACCAAGAACCACATCGCGCCCGTCGTGCTGCTCACCGCGTTCAGCCAGAAGGAACTGGTCGAACGCGCGTCCGAGGCCGGCGCCCTCGCCTATGTCGTCAAGCCGTTCACACCCAACGACCTGCTGCCCGCGATCGAGATCGCCCTCAGCCGCTACACGCAGATCATCACGCTGGAGGCCGAGGTCGCCGACCTGGTCGAGCGTTTCGAGACCCGCAAGCTCGTCGACCGCGCGAAGGGCCTCCTGAACGAGAAGATGGGGCTCACCGAGCCCGAGGCGTTCCGCTGGATCCAGAAGGCGTCCATGGACCGCCGCCTCACCATGCACGACGTCGCCCAGGCGATCATCGAGCAGCTGAGCGCCAAGAAGTAG
- the pyk gene encoding pyruvate kinase — translation MRRAKIVATLGPATSSYENIRAIIDAGVDVARMNLSHGSYDVHEAVYANVRQAADDSGRAVAVMVDLQGPKIRLGKFEGGPYDLAVGDVFKITTEDVVGTRELSGTTFKGLPQDVSPGDFLLIDDGKVKVQVTGVEGPVVSTVVIVAGAVSNNKGINLPGVAVNVPALSEKDEDDLRWGLRLGCDLIALSFVRDATDIVRVHEIMEEEGRRVPVIAKIEKPQAVDNLEAIIDAFDAIMVARGDLGVELPLEAVPIVQKRAVELSRRMAKPVIVATQMLESMISSPVPTRAETSDVANAVLDGADAVMLSGETSVGEYPVITVQTMARIVASTEEHGLERIPELGTKPRTQGGAITLAAAEVATFVEAKYVCIFTESGDSARRMSRLRFNVPMKAFTPDPAIRRRMALIWGIDSYVVERVTHTDAMYIQVDEILLGEGLAQVGDVVVVISGSPPGISGFTNDLRVHRVGDAKNAVAPAYAVVE, via the coding sequence ATGAGACGCGCGAAAATCGTCGCTACGCTCGGCCCGGCAACCTCCAGCTATGAAAACATCCGCGCGATCATCGACGCGGGCGTCGACGTGGCGAGAATGAACCTCAGCCACGGTTCGTACGACGTTCACGAGGCCGTGTACGCCAACGTGCGCCAGGCAGCGGACGACTCCGGTCGCGCCGTCGCCGTGATGGTCGACCTGCAGGGTCCGAAGATCCGTCTGGGCAAGTTCGAGGGCGGTCCGTACGACCTCGCCGTCGGCGACGTCTTCAAGATCACCACAGAAGACGTGGTCGGAACGCGCGAACTCTCCGGCACGACGTTCAAGGGACTCCCTCAGGACGTCAGCCCCGGCGACTTCCTGCTCATCGACGACGGCAAGGTCAAGGTGCAGGTCACCGGCGTCGAGGGTCCCGTCGTCTCGACGGTCGTCATCGTCGCCGGCGCCGTGTCGAACAACAAGGGCATCAACCTGCCCGGCGTCGCCGTCAACGTGCCCGCGCTCAGCGAAAAGGACGAGGACGACCTGCGTTGGGGCCTCCGCCTCGGCTGCGACCTCATCGCCCTGTCGTTCGTGCGTGACGCCACCGACATCGTGCGCGTGCACGAGATCATGGAGGAGGAGGGCCGTCGCGTGCCCGTCATCGCCAAGATCGAGAAGCCTCAGGCCGTCGACAACCTCGAGGCCATCATCGACGCGTTCGACGCGATCATGGTCGCCCGCGGCGACCTCGGTGTCGAGCTTCCGCTCGAGGCCGTGCCGATCGTGCAGAAGCGCGCGGTCGAACTGTCCCGCCGTATGGCCAAGCCGGTCATCGTCGCGACGCAGATGCTCGAGTCGATGATCTCCAGCCCCGTGCCCACGCGAGCCGAGACATCCGACGTCGCGAACGCTGTTCTGGATGGCGCGGACGCCGTGATGCTCAGCGGCGAGACCAGCGTCGGCGAGTACCCCGTCATCACCGTGCAGACCATGGCACGCATCGTGGCCTCCACCGAGGAGCACGGACTCGAGCGCATCCCCGAGCTGGGCACCAAGCCCCGCACGCAGGGCGGCGCGATCACCCTCGCCGCCGCCGAGGTGGCGACCTTCGTCGAGGCGAAGTACGTCTGCATCTTCACCGAGTCGGGCGACTCGGCACGTCGCATGTCGCGCCTGCGTTTCAACGTCCCGATGAAGGCCTTCACGCCGGATCCCGCGATCCGTCGACGCATGGCTCTCATCTGGGGCATCGACTCCTACGTCGTCGAGCGGGTCACCCACACCGACGCGATGTACATCCAGGTCGACGAGATCCTGCTCGGCGAGGGCCTGGCCCAGGTCGGCGATGTCGTCGTCGTCATCTCCGGTTCGCCTCCCGGAATCTCGGGCTTCACCAACGACCTGCGCGTGCACCGCGTGGGCGATGCGAAGAACGCTGTGGCGCCCGCTTACGCGGTCGTCGAGTAG
- a CDS encoding glutamate synthase subunit beta — protein MADPKGFLKVKERELPARRPVALRLMDWKEVYEQGDSATVRKQAGRCMDCGIPFCHQGCPLGNLIPEWNDLMWRGEGHQAIERLHATNNFPEFTGRLCPAPCESSCVLGINQPAVTIKNVEVSIIDEAYQKGWVTPHPPERLTGKTVAVVGSGPAGLAAAQQLTRAGHTVAVFERDDRIGGLLRYGIPDFKMEKKHIEARLAQMQAEGTRFRAGVTIGVDISWSDLRARYDAVIVATGATVPRDLPIPGRDLLGVHFAMDYLVQQNRVGAGDSVAEQIHAEGKHVVVLGGGDTGADCIGTAHRQHALSVTNLAIGVQPASERPDHQPWPMTPTLFEVSSAHEEGGERVFLASTIEFLSNEAGEVRAIRVAETEYLDGRRVPKAGTEREIPADLVLLAMGFTGPETDTIDSQLPVPIDAKGNLGRDGEYQTSESGVFIAGDAGRGQSLIVWAIAEGRAAASAVDRYLEGTTQLPFPVKPTDHAIAI, from the coding sequence GTGGCTGATCCGAAGGGATTCCTGAAGGTAAAGGAGCGCGAGCTCCCGGCTCGTCGCCCCGTCGCACTGCGGCTGATGGACTGGAAAGAGGTCTACGAGCAGGGAGACTCGGCCACCGTGCGTAAGCAGGCCGGCCGCTGCATGGACTGCGGCATCCCGTTCTGCCACCAGGGCTGCCCGCTCGGCAACCTGATCCCCGAGTGGAACGACCTGATGTGGCGCGGCGAAGGCCACCAGGCCATCGAACGCCTGCACGCCACGAACAACTTCCCCGAGTTCACCGGCCGCCTGTGCCCGGCACCGTGCGAATCATCCTGCGTCCTCGGCATCAACCAGCCCGCGGTCACGATCAAGAACGTCGAAGTCTCCATCATCGACGAGGCCTACCAGAAGGGCTGGGTCACACCGCACCCGCCCGAGCGCCTCACCGGCAAGACCGTCGCCGTCGTCGGCTCCGGCCCCGCCGGTCTCGCGGCCGCCCAGCAGCTGACGCGCGCCGGCCACACCGTCGCCGTGTTCGAGCGTGACGACCGCATCGGCGGCCTGCTGCGCTACGGCATCCCCGATTTCAAGATGGAGAAGAAGCACATCGAAGCGCGCCTCGCGCAGATGCAAGCCGAGGGAACCCGTTTCCGCGCCGGCGTCACCATCGGTGTCGACATCTCGTGGAGCGACCTGCGCGCCCGCTACGACGCCGTGATCGTGGCGACCGGCGCCACCGTGCCGCGCGACCTGCCGATCCCCGGCCGCGACCTGCTCGGCGTGCACTTCGCCATGGATTACCTCGTCCAGCAGAACCGCGTGGGTGCCGGCGACTCGGTCGCCGAGCAGATCCACGCCGAGGGCAAGCACGTCGTGGTCCTCGGTGGCGGCGACACCGGAGCCGACTGCATCGGCACCGCGCACCGCCAGCACGCGCTCTCCGTCACCAACCTCGCGATCGGCGTGCAGCCCGCGTCCGAGCGTCCCGACCACCAGCCGTGGCCGATGACACCGACCCTGTTCGAGGTGTCGAGCGCCCACGAAGAGGGCGGCGAGCGGGTCTTCCTCGCGTCGACCATCGAGTTCCTGTCGAACGAGGCGGGCGAGGTGCGCGCGATCCGCGTCGCCGAAACCGAGTACCTCGATGGACGCCGGGTTCCCAAGGCGGGAACGGAACGTGAAATCCCCGCCGACCTCGTGCTGCTCGCGATGGGCTTCACCGGCCCAGAGACCGACACGATCGACAGCCAGCTCCCGGTTCCGATCGACGCGAAAGGCAACCTCGGCCGCGATGGCGAGTACCAGACGAGCGAATCCGGCGTCTTCATCGCCGGCGACGCGGGTCGCGGGCAGTCGCTCATCGTCTGGGCAATCGCCGAAGGGCGTGCTGCGGCATCCGCGGTTGATCGGTACCTTGAAGGGACGACGCAACTGCCGTTCCCGGTCAAGCCGACCGATCACGCGATCGCGATCTAG